Proteins from one Pelagicoccus sp. SDUM812003 genomic window:
- a CDS encoding glycosyl hydrolase family 28-related protein, translated as MTHLPRFSTFLAAFVFVCSFACRLDASGSFYTDAFPDDQAITLSADRFPVVGDGHADDTEALQMAINAVQERSEYGILLVPPGRYRITDTVYVWKGIRLIGYGEERPEIYLGKNTPGFQGGSSRYLIHFASNRPREGQAIRDANPGTFYSALSNLNIVIDDGNPAAVGVRSHFAQHSFLAHIDFHTGSGKAGVEKVGNIIENCRFLGGDYGILTTKPSPSWPFVMVDSQFKGQRKASIRTEEAGLTLLRIQFSDTPTAILVNPDRAEELFLKDSTFTDISGPALVISDEFNARPQFNLENVVAKNTPVLATFRKSGESVRSEEEIYRISSFTHGLQIADLASEPVLKTTFEIEALEEMPAAVSSDIPPLPPQSSWANVKDFGAEGDGETDDTVAIRSAIEASRAVYFPTGRYRVTDTIDLLEKSVLVGLSPITTQILIDDYTPAFMGLAEEPTADLQRIERLGLDPDDPAVLRRFTPAAPPVSGSPVPLLLAPRGGETVITGIGLNTGGANPSAVALKWMAGENSMVNDVRFLGGHGTYRADGSPVPVYNENRTGDGDYRRRWDSQYASLWVTNGGGGTFKNIWSPSPYAQAGIYVSDTKTEGRVYQLSLEHHVRSEMKLRNVENWRFYAVQFEEESGEGPDALPIEIENCRNLLFANTYLYRVDRMTTPYPHGIRVRGSDDLTFKGIHVYSPTKFSFDATLYDQSRDVEIRSREIARLNLSSQPLPAERNQRKSPVRPKESSVRELAKGFDFIDGSATDSQGNLYFVDARLHRIYRWEAGDETLSLVRDTPFEPIALEVDTQDNLIVLAKNQRVFAFSPTDVSEELLPLKRETAKERASGIAIHPGHRWRDSHDLLEVSTAPSRYHFICPDGETYLTGLDALRSRGCYSLRKARPNVHFYLADEFGQKTWRYSVSNDGNLHSPSLFAEEGELDLAVDENGNVYIAAGQIHVYDRNGRKIDTIEVPQRPASISFGGESFKTLYICARSALYSIELEVAGQRL; from the coding sequence ATGACGCACCTGCCTCGATTTTCGACCTTTCTCGCCGCTTTCGTTTTCGTATGCTCATTTGCCTGCCGACTGGACGCTTCGGGCTCGTTCTACACCGATGCGTTTCCCGACGACCAGGCCATCACCTTGAGCGCGGACCGGTTTCCCGTGGTCGGCGACGGCCACGCCGACGACACCGAAGCGCTGCAAATGGCGATCAACGCGGTGCAGGAGCGATCGGAATACGGGATTCTGCTGGTTCCGCCCGGACGCTACCGAATCACCGATACCGTCTACGTTTGGAAAGGCATCCGCCTCATCGGCTACGGCGAAGAGCGGCCTGAGATCTATCTCGGAAAAAATACGCCTGGCTTCCAGGGCGGCAGCTCGCGCTACCTGATACACTTCGCCAGCAATCGCCCGAGAGAAGGTCAGGCGATTCGCGACGCAAATCCGGGCACCTTCTACAGCGCCTTGAGCAACCTGAATATCGTCATCGATGACGGAAACCCAGCAGCGGTCGGAGTACGCTCGCATTTCGCTCAGCATAGCTTTCTCGCCCATATCGACTTTCACACCGGCTCCGGGAAAGCAGGGGTGGAGAAAGTGGGAAACATAATCGAGAACTGCCGTTTCCTAGGCGGCGACTACGGCATCCTCACGACGAAGCCGTCTCCGAGTTGGCCGTTCGTGATGGTCGATTCGCAGTTCAAGGGACAACGCAAGGCATCGATCCGCACGGAGGAAGCAGGACTGACCCTGCTGCGTATACAGTTTTCCGATACGCCCACTGCCATCTTGGTAAACCCCGACCGGGCCGAAGAGCTCTTTCTAAAGGATTCAACCTTCACGGACATCTCCGGACCGGCTCTCGTCATCAGCGACGAGTTCAACGCTCGACCCCAGTTCAACCTTGAAAACGTGGTCGCCAAAAACACGCCGGTCCTCGCTACGTTTCGAAAGAGCGGCGAAAGCGTGCGCAGCGAGGAGGAAATCTATCGGATTTCATCGTTCACACATGGCCTGCAAATCGCCGATCTGGCCAGCGAGCCGGTTCTGAAGACCACTTTCGAAATTGAGGCGCTCGAGGAAATGCCCGCAGCGGTGTCGTCCGACATCCCCCCGCTGCCGCCGCAGTCGAGCTGGGCGAACGTCAAGGATTTCGGGGCCGAAGGCGACGGTGAAACAGATGACACCGTAGCGATTCGATCCGCTATCGAAGCGAGCAGGGCGGTCTACTTTCCGACGGGCCGGTATCGAGTGACGGACACCATCGACCTTCTCGAGAAAAGCGTTTTGGTCGGACTGAGCCCCATCACCACGCAGATCCTTATCGACGACTACACGCCGGCTTTCATGGGACTGGCCGAAGAGCCAACCGCCGATCTCCAACGCATCGAGCGCTTGGGGCTGGATCCAGATGACCCAGCTGTCTTGAGGCGATTCACGCCTGCAGCTCCCCCTGTTTCGGGAAGTCCGGTGCCGCTATTGCTCGCCCCTCGCGGCGGCGAAACCGTGATCACTGGCATCGGCTTGAACACCGGCGGAGCCAATCCTAGCGCCGTCGCTCTAAAATGGATGGCCGGAGAGAACTCCATGGTGAACGACGTGCGCTTTCTCGGGGGCCACGGAACCTACCGGGCCGATGGATCGCCGGTGCCCGTCTACAACGAAAATCGAACGGGCGATGGCGACTACCGACGCCGATGGGACTCTCAATACGCAAGTCTGTGGGTCACAAACGGTGGAGGCGGAACCTTCAAGAACATCTGGTCGCCCAGTCCGTACGCCCAGGCCGGTATCTACGTTTCGGATACGAAAACCGAAGGTCGCGTGTACCAACTCTCTTTGGAGCACCATGTACGTTCAGAGATGAAACTCAGGAATGTCGAAAACTGGAGATTCTATGCAGTGCAGTTCGAGGAGGAAAGCGGGGAGGGGCCCGATGCGCTTCCGATCGAAATCGAAAACTGCCGAAATCTGCTTTTCGCCAACACCTATCTGTACCGAGTCGATCGCATGACCACGCCTTATCCGCATGGGATTCGCGTGCGCGGATCGGACGACCTGACCTTCAAGGGGATTCACGTCTACAGTCCCACCAAATTCTCCTTCGACGCCACGCTCTACGACCAATCGAGAGATGTGGAAATTCGCTCGCGTGAGATCGCTAGGCTGAACCTTTCATCGCAGCCGCTGCCAGCGGAAAGAAACCAGAGAAAAAGCCCGGTTCGACCGAAGGAGAGTAGCGTTCGAGAATTGGCCAAGGGATTCGACTTCATCGATGGCAGCGCTACGGACAGTCAAGGCAATCTCTACTTCGTGGATGCGCGCCTGCATCGAATCTATCGATGGGAGGCTGGAGACGAAACCTTGTCGCTGGTGCGCGACACCCCATTTGAACCAATTGCGCTGGAAGTCGATACGCAAGACAACCTGATCGTCCTCGCAAAGAACCAGCGTGTCTTCGCGTTTTCGCCGACCGATGTATCCGAAGAGTTGCTACCTCTGAAAAGAGAAACGGCAAAGGAGCGGGCGTCCGGCATCGCCATTCACCCCGGGCACCGCTGGCGGGATTCGCACGATCTTCTCGAGGTGTCCACTGCTCCGTCACGCTATCACTTTATCTGTCCTGACGGCGAAACCTATCTCACTGGACTAGATGCGTTGCGATCGCGCGGATGCTACTCGCTGCGAAAGGCGCGGCCAAACGTCCATTTCTATCTGGCCGACGAGTTTGGGCAAAAGACTTGGCGGTATTCGGTATCCAATGACGGAAACTTGCATTCGCCCTCTCTCTTC